A single region of the Sorghum bicolor cultivar BTx623 chromosome 7, Sorghum_bicolor_NCBIv3, whole genome shotgun sequence genome encodes:
- the LOC8071158 gene encoding F-box/LRR-repeat protein At2g29910, which yields MRRRSPPRRRRQRGAGEEQEEEEDAHPSPDRLSALPDALLHHVMSSLKAWEVVRTCVLARRWRHLWATAPCVDLRLRPGRADGDTAPEDFPRFVRRLFRRRDASAPVDTLRLRSSDVDGAFDEDDARSWIRTAVKRKARVVHLVGHRDGLAALEHTAFVSRHLRILKLSYANLDDNLLRQLSSRCPSLEEMDLKDCLISGSEISSSSLKTLAMVNCNMFWGLTITAPNLVLLRCLKPIGQAPSFNNLGSLVAGTIILDDYCFSGDFEDFSKDELDETTDDDSDDCKKWRRKIGAGYGFGLSQKRNRLGGYKDADDYGSDIESDDNTYEYSEIANDFDGSGCDDVGDSSRKDGNLQAYGETSRCGDSKISGGRNIIHSLSKATSLELLADAGEVILTRELKSCPNFSNLKILSLGEWSMAADFDRLLLFLQCSPNLEKLFLELKLNFNVRKAMEIGVKPSGRSFACKHLRMVKIKCSKDDVRVHKLARLFKANGVSVEKIFVRRTGSTYLRGKKTMKDLARHELEFWGDDEFWGV from the exons ATGCGCCGTCGGTCGCCACCGCGCCGTCGGCGCCAGCGCGGTGCgggcgaggagcaggaggaggaggaggatgcgcATCCATCGCCTGACCGCCTCAGCGCGCTCCCCGACGCGCTGCTGCACCATGTGATGTCGTCGCTCAAGGCGTGGGAGGTGGTGCGCACCTGCGTGCTCGCGCGGCGGTGGCGCCACCTCTGGGCGACCGCGCCCTGCGTCGACCTCCGCCTCCGCCCCGGCCGCGCCGACGGCGACACCGCGCCGGAGGACTTCCCCCGCTTCGTGCGACGCCTCTTCCGCCGCCGGGACGCTTCGGCGCCCGTGGACACGCTCCGCCTGCGGTCCAGCGACGTCGACGGCGCCTTCGACGAGGACGACGCCAGGTCATGGATCCGTACCGCGGTCAAGCGCAAGGCTCGAGTCGTTCATCTGGTCGGGCATCGCGACGGCCTCGCGGCGCTGGAGCACACGGCCTTCGTCTCCCGCCACCTCAGGATCTTGAAGCTGTCCTATGCCAACCTCGATGACAACCTCCTCAGGCAGCTTTCTTCGAGGTGCCCATCTTTGGAGGAAATGGATCTCAAGGATTGCTTGATTTCGGGAAGTGAGATTTCGTCCTCCTCTCTGAAGACCTTGGCAATGGTCAACTGCAACATGTTTTGGGGCCTCACTATCACTGCTCCGAACCTGGTGCTGCTGCGCTGCCTTAAACCAATCGGCCAAGCTCCATCTTTTAACAACTTGGGGTCGCTTGTTGCCGGTACCATCATACTTGATGACTATTGTTTCAGTGGTGATTTTGAGGACTTCAGCAAGGACGAACTTGATGAAACCACTGATGATGACAGTGATGATTGTAAGAAATGGAGGCGCAAGATTGGAGCTGGATATGGATTTGGTTTATCTCAGAAAAGAAATAGGCTCGGTGGATACAAGGATGCTGATGATTATGGTAGTGATATCGAAAGTGATGATAATACCTATGAATATAGTGAGATTgcaaatgactttgatggatctggtTGTGATGATGTTGGAGATAGTTCAAGGAAAGATGGTAACCTTCAGGCGTATGGTGAAACTTCTAGATGCGGTGACAGTAAAATTTCAGGTGGCCGTAATATTATTCACAGCCTTTCGAAGGCTACAAGTTTGGAGCTGTTAGCAGATGCAGGAGAG GTGATTCTGACCAGAGAACTGAAGAGCTGCCCAAATTTTAGCAACCTGAAGATCTTGTCCCTTGGCGAGTGGTCTATGGCTGCTGACTTTGATCGATTACTCCTCTTTCTGCAGTGTTCACCTAATTTGGAGAAGCTTTTTCTTGAACTTAAACTG AACTTCAATGTGAGGAAGGCAATGGAAATCGGTGTCAAACCAAGTGGAAGATCATTTGCCTGCAAACACCTTCGAATGGTGAAGATCAAATGCTCTAAGGATGACGTACGAGTCCATAAGCTGGCACGGTTGTTCAAGGCTAATGGTGTATCAGTTGAGAAGATTTTTGTCCGTCGTACTGGTAGCACAT ATCTCCGTGGCAAGAAGACGATGAAGGATCTTGCCAGGCATGAACTAGAGTTCTGGGGGGACGACGAGTTTTGGGGGGTGTGA